In a genomic window of Sphingomonas lutea:
- a CDS encoding NAD-dependent deacylase: MEVRNIVILTGAGVSAESGLATFRGPDGLWEGHRVEDVCTPEAFARDPALVHQFYDARRARLAEVEPNSAHHALARLDAEWPGELLLVTQNVDDLHERAGSARLIHMHGELTSGWCLACNNRFPWAGEMNASSSCPTCTAPGMVRPDIVWFGEMPYAMERIEEALQRCDLFVSIGTSGAVYPAAGFVQTARYRGARTLEMNLEPSQGSYFFHESRIGRAGILVPAWVDEMLAAQSAQSRPMPS, encoded by the coding sequence ATGGAGGTGCGCAACATTGTCATCCTGACGGGCGCCGGCGTGTCCGCCGAAAGCGGGCTTGCCACCTTCCGCGGGCCCGACGGCCTGTGGGAGGGGCATCGCGTCGAGGATGTGTGCACGCCCGAGGCGTTCGCCCGCGATCCGGCGCTGGTGCATCAATTCTACGACGCCCGCCGCGCGCGGCTAGCGGAGGTGGAGCCCAACTCCGCCCATCACGCGCTCGCACGCCTCGACGCCGAATGGCCGGGCGAGCTTCTGCTGGTCACGCAGAATGTCGACGACCTCCACGAGCGCGCGGGATCGGCGCGGCTGATTCACATGCATGGCGAGCTGACGAGCGGCTGGTGCCTAGCGTGCAACAATCGCTTCCCGTGGGCCGGAGAGATGAACGCAAGCTCGTCCTGCCCGACCTGCACCGCGCCGGGCATGGTTCGGCCCGACATCGTCTGGTTCGGCGAGATGCCCTACGCGATGGAACGGATCGAAGAGGCGCTGCAGCGCTGCGACCTGTTCGTGTCGATCGGAACGTCAGGCGCGGTTTACCCCGCCGCGGGCTTCGTCCAGACCGCGCGCTACCGCGGTGCGCGGACGCTGGAGATGAACCTGGAGCCGAGCCAGGGCAGCTACTTTTTTCACGAAAGCCGGATCGGCCGCGCGGGCATCCTCGTGCCCGCATGGGTCGACGAGATGCTCGCCGCTCAGTCTGCCCAATCGAGGCCGATGCCCTCGTAG
- the rnc gene encoding ribonuclease III, with amino-acid sequence MKDDVAGFIRDALGHQPRDKHLFDMALTHSSVGGESYERLEFLGDRVLGVVIARALYERYPDEPEGKLSRRYNALVARETCAEVGRAIGLPPLIRLGRQAREDHANRSDNVIGDVVEALIGALWLDGGLDVAQAFILDAWGELLAGQGRAPQHPKSGLQELAAARGCKPPEYALVSRTGPHHAPLFTVQVRVPGLGEASAQGASKQEAEKEAATALLAQLQ; translated from the coding sequence ATGAAGGACGATGTAGCCGGGTTCATTCGCGACGCGCTCGGCCACCAGCCGCGCGACAAACATTTGTTCGACATGGCGCTGACCCATTCGAGCGTGGGCGGTGAAAGCTACGAACGCCTTGAATTCCTCGGCGATCGGGTGCTCGGCGTGGTCATCGCCCGCGCCTTGTACGAGCGCTATCCCGACGAGCCGGAAGGCAAGCTGTCGCGCCGCTACAACGCCCTCGTCGCGCGCGAAACCTGCGCCGAAGTTGGCCGCGCGATCGGGCTTCCGCCGCTCATCCGGCTCGGCCGTCAGGCGCGCGAAGACCATGCCAACCGCAGCGACAATGTCATCGGCGACGTGGTCGAGGCTTTGATCGGCGCGCTATGGCTAGACGGCGGGCTCGACGTGGCGCAGGCCTTCATTCTCGACGCGTGGGGCGAACTGCTCGCCGGCCAGGGCCGCGCGCCGCAACATCCCAAGTCAGGCCTTCAGGAACTGGCCGCCGCGCGCGGGTGCAAGCCGCCCGAATATGCGCTCGTGTCGCGCACCGGCCCGCACCACGCGCCGTTGTTCACCGTCCAGGTCCGCGTCCCCGGCCTGGGTGAAGCGAGTGCGCAAGGTGCAAGCAAGCAGGAAGCCGAAAAGGAAGCCGCCACCGCACTGCTGGCGCAGTTGCAATGA
- the lepB gene encoding signal peptidase I — MLKAFTRRSKPDTSSGDDGGTWGTVRFVLGLALLAWAVRSFLFAPFSIPSGSMLPTLYIGDYLMVAKWPYGYASVSFPFGIPSFDGRVLEGTPKRGDVVVFRHPTDPADLIKRVIAVPGDTIAVSGGRAILNGRALAQVPIAPARMPVSPNTPCKTVPPAAPQLAQAGDQIMCSYRAYRETLPGGPSYTVLDQVSGGPADDFGPVTVPAGHVFLMGDNRDDSLDSRFSSAEGGIALVPLDHLIGRAMVTFWSTDGSASYVLPWTWFTALRWDRIGNGYVDGRQ; from the coding sequence ATGCTTAAGGCCTTCACCCGCCGCTCCAAGCCTGACACCTCGAGCGGGGATGACGGCGGAACCTGGGGCACCGTACGCTTCGTCCTGGGGCTCGCACTGCTCGCCTGGGCGGTGCGCAGCTTCCTCTTCGCGCCATTCAGCATCCCGTCGGGGTCGATGCTGCCGACGCTCTACATCGGCGACTATCTGATGGTCGCGAAATGGCCCTACGGCTATGCCAGCGTCAGCTTCCCGTTCGGCATTCCGAGCTTCGATGGGCGCGTTCTCGAAGGCACGCCGAAGCGCGGCGACGTCGTGGTCTTCCGCCACCCGACCGATCCCGCCGACCTCATCAAGCGAGTCATCGCCGTACCCGGCGACACGATCGCAGTGAGCGGCGGCCGCGCTATTCTGAACGGTCGTGCCCTCGCCCAAGTGCCGATCGCGCCCGCGCGCATGCCCGTCAGCCCCAACACCCCGTGCAAAACCGTCCCGCCGGCTGCGCCCCAACTCGCCCAGGCTGGCGACCAGATCATGTGCAGCTATCGCGCCTACCGCGAAACATTGCCGGGCGGACCGTCCTATACGGTGCTCGACCAGGTGAGCGGCGGCCCTGCCGACGACTTCGGGCCCGTCACCGTCCCCGCGGGCCATGTGTTCCTGATGGGCGACAATCGCGACGACAGCCTCGACAGTCGCTTTTCGAGCGCCGAGGGCGGGATTGCCCTGGTCCCCCTCGATCATCTGATCGGCCGGGCGATGGTGACGTTCTGGTCGACCGACGGCAGCGCCTCCTATGTCCTGCCGTGGACTTGGTTCACTGCGCTCCGCTGGGACCGCATCGGCAATGGTTATGTGGACGGCCGGCAATGA
- the pgi gene encoding glucose-6-phosphate isomerase produces the protein MDEHRQQGGTQRLDELFRAEPDRLSRLTFEVAGVYFDWSKTHLDRATIERFEDRAEAAGVAKARDALFAGDIVNPSEGRAATHVAERGSGAAGDNAEAAARRGRVRALVDAIEGGAFGDITGVLHIGIGGSVLGPALLTDALGRSRSRIDVSFLSNIDGGAFEEATDMLDPVTTLIVVASKTMTTAETLANYGAALDWLRDAGVEDPHGRVIAVTAKPEAAVAAGIDETRVLVFGEGVGGRYSLWSAVGVSAALALGWDAFEELLEGAAEMDRHFRFAAPAENVPLIAAFADRLYAEEYGCGTRAVFPYDERLRLLPFYLQQLEMESNGKSVRIDGSAVTAPSAPVTWGGTGTDAQHAVFQLLHQGTAIVPVEFVTVREGEDSQSPEHRRALLLNAIGQAAALMHGKASDDPQRAYAGNRPSATILLSQLDPRSLGALLAFYEHRTFANAALLGINPFDQWGVELGKQIAGKLADGTSEEKLDASTLALMERAGL, from the coding sequence ATGGATGAGCATCGGCAGCAAGGCGGCACGCAAAGGCTCGACGAGCTGTTCAGGGCCGAGCCTGACCGGCTGAGCCGCCTGACGTTCGAAGTTGCCGGCGTCTATTTCGACTGGTCGAAAACGCACCTCGACCGAGCGACGATTGAGCGCTTCGAGGACCGCGCCGAAGCTGCGGGCGTCGCGAAGGCGCGCGATGCTTTGTTTGCCGGGGACATCGTCAATCCCAGCGAGGGCCGCGCCGCGACTCATGTCGCCGAGCGTGGAAGCGGCGCGGCGGGCGATAATGCCGAGGCCGCCGCGCGGCGAGGGCGTGTGCGCGCGCTGGTCGACGCGATCGAGGGCGGCGCATTCGGCGATATCACCGGAGTGCTGCACATCGGTATTGGTGGATCGGTCCTCGGGCCCGCGTTGCTCACCGACGCGCTGGGCCGGAGCCGCTCGCGGATCGATGTCAGCTTTCTTTCCAACATTGACGGCGGCGCCTTTGAAGAAGCTACCGACATGCTCGACCCGGTGACGACCCTGATCGTCGTGGCGTCGAAGACGATGACCACGGCGGAGACGCTGGCCAACTATGGCGCGGCGCTCGACTGGCTGCGTGACGCCGGCGTCGAGGACCCGCACGGACGGGTGATCGCGGTCACCGCCAAGCCCGAAGCTGCGGTTGCAGCCGGGATCGACGAAACCCGCGTGCTCGTCTTCGGGGAGGGCGTCGGCGGCCGCTACTCGCTGTGGAGCGCGGTCGGCGTATCGGCTGCGCTGGCGCTGGGTTGGGATGCGTTCGAAGAGCTTCTCGAAGGCGCGGCTGAGATGGACCGGCACTTTCGCTTCGCCGCCCCGGCGGAAAACGTGCCCCTGATCGCCGCCTTCGCCGACCGGCTTTATGCCGAGGAGTATGGTTGCGGGACGCGCGCCGTCTTTCCCTATGACGAGCGTTTGCGGCTGCTGCCCTTCTACCTTCAGCAACTCGAGATGGAATCGAACGGCAAGTCGGTGCGGATCGACGGGTCGGCGGTGACCGCGCCGAGCGCGCCGGTCACGTGGGGCGGGACGGGGACCGATGCGCAGCATGCAGTGTTCCAGTTGCTCCATCAGGGCACGGCGATCGTGCCGGTTGAATTTGTAACGGTTCGCGAGGGCGAGGACAGCCAGAGCCCCGAGCACCGCCGCGCGCTTCTCCTCAACGCCATCGGCCAGGCGGCGGCCTTGATGCACGGCAAGGCGAGCGACGATCCGCAGCGGGCCTATGCCGGCAACCGGCCCAGTGCGACCATCCTGCTGTCCCAGCTCGACCCGCGTTCGCTGGGGGCGCTGCTGGCCTTCTACGAGCACCGCACCTTCGCCAATGCCGCGCTGCTCGGAATTAACCCGTTCGATCAATGGGGCGTGGAATTGGGCAAGCAGATCGCGGGCAAGCTGGCCGATGGCACGAGCGAAGAGAAGCTTGACGCCTCCACGCTCGCACTCATGGAACGAGCGGGGCTCTGA
- the gorA gene encoding glutathione-disulfide reductase — protein MADFDLFVIGAGSGGVRASRVSAAYGARVGIAEEHKIGGTCVIRGCVPKKLLVYGAHFAEDLNDAAMFGWDIPNCRFDWPVLRDNVLAEVGRLEGAYADTLTNHKVEIFRERAVLTGPNSVQLAGGRTITADKILIATGARPLMPDIEGIEHAISSNEVFHLDKLPERIVIVGGGYIANEFAGIFLEFGTQVTLVNRTDVLLRHYDQQIVDRLIQISVKKGISFEFNTRIDRIARLDSGRLQISMTGCDDMEADQLLFAVGRRPNIEGIGLDAAGVELGENGQIKVDDDNRTNVGSIFAVGDVTDRVQLTPVAIREGQAFADTFFGKKPCRVDYGCIPSAVFSHPPLAAVGMTEGEARNRLGSVKTYVSDFRPMKNVLAGRNERSLYKMVVDESTDEVVGMHMIGPDAPEILQAAAVAVKAKLKKADFDATVALHPTMAEELVLMR, from the coding sequence ATGGCGGATTTCGACCTGTTCGTGATTGGCGCCGGGTCGGGCGGCGTCCGCGCGTCGCGCGTGTCCGCCGCTTATGGCGCGCGCGTCGGCATCGCCGAGGAGCATAAGATCGGCGGCACCTGCGTCATCCGCGGCTGCGTGCCCAAGAAGTTGCTCGTCTACGGGGCGCACTTTGCCGAGGATTTGAACGACGCGGCGATGTTTGGCTGGGACATTCCCAACTGCCGCTTCGACTGGCCCGTCCTGCGCGACAATGTCCTGGCCGAGGTCGGGCGGCTCGAGGGCGCCTATGCCGACACGCTGACCAACCATAAGGTCGAAATCTTCCGCGAACGCGCGGTGCTGACCGGGCCCAATTCGGTCCAGCTCGCCGGTGGGCGGACGATCACCGCAGACAAGATCCTCATCGCCACCGGCGCGCGCCCGCTGATGCCCGATATTGAGGGCATCGAGCATGCGATCAGTTCGAACGAGGTCTTCCACCTTGACAAGCTGCCCGAGCGAATCGTGATCGTCGGCGGTGGCTACATCGCCAATGAATTCGCCGGCATCTTCCTCGAATTCGGAACGCAGGTCACGTTGGTCAACCGCACCGACGTGCTGCTGCGCCATTACGACCAGCAGATCGTCGACCGTCTGATTCAGATCTCCGTGAAAAAGGGCATCAGCTTCGAATTCAACACCCGCATCGACCGAATCGCGCGGCTCGACAGCGGGCGTCTGCAGATATCGATGACCGGCTGCGACGACATGGAAGCGGATCAATTGCTGTTCGCGGTCGGGCGCCGGCCCAATATCGAGGGCATTGGGCTCGACGCGGCGGGCGTCGAGCTGGGTGAGAACGGCCAGATCAAGGTCGACGACGACAATCGCACCAACGTCGGGTCGATCTTCGCCGTCGGCGACGTCACCGATCGCGTCCAGCTCACCCCCGTCGCGATCCGCGAAGGCCAAGCCTTCGCCGACACCTTCTTCGGCAAGAAGCCGTGCCGGGTCGATTACGGTTGCATCCCCTCGGCAGTGTTCAGCCATCCGCCGCTCGCCGCGGTGGGCATGACCGAGGGCGAAGCGCGCAACCGGCTGGGCAGCGTCAAGACCTACGTCTCGGACTTTCGCCCGATGAAGAACGTGCTGGCGGGGCGCAACGAGCGCTCGCTGTACAAGATGGTGGTCGACGAAAGCACCGACGAGGTGGTCGGCATGCACATGATCGGTCCCGATGCGCCCGAAATTTTGCAAGCGGCGGCGGTGGCGGTGAAGGCCAAGCTCAAGAAGGCCGACTTCGACGCGACCGTGGCGCTTCATCCGACGATGGCCGAAGAATTGGTTTTGATGCGATAA
- a CDS encoding phytoene desaturase family protein codes for MGTYLHDAVIIGAGHNGLTCAYYLARKGLKVAILEAGPVVGGAAVTDEFLPGFRNSAASYTVSLLNPKVIADMQLERHGLKVVLRKTDNFLPGHGDYLLSGRGGLTRKEIARHSKADAAGYDRYIADLDVVVRLLKKWLLQAPPNVGTKLSALPKLLGLGRDMAGLSLEETRIVHDFALRSASELLDRYFESDIVKALFAFDGIVGNFASPHSSGTAYVLLHHLFGEAAGVPGAWGHAIGGMGSITQAMAKACREAGVDILLNTPVEEVIVTNGRAAGVVADGKAWRATSVVAGVNPRLLFDRLVPGGAVDAKVAARMAGWKCESATFRMNVALSELPRFTVLPKRGNHLTAGIIMAPSMAYMHRAYLDAETHGWSKQPVIEMLIPSTLDPSLAPKGKHVASLFCQHFRYDLGPGRSWDDEREKAADTVIATVEAHAPGFAKSVIGRQIHSPLDLERRFGLIGGDIFHGKMGLDQLFSARPMLGAADYRMPLKGLYLCGSGAHPGGGVTGAPGHNAARAVLADRRFWKRR; via the coding sequence GTGGGGACGTACTTGCACGACGCGGTGATCATTGGCGCCGGCCACAACGGCCTGACCTGCGCTTATTACCTTGCGCGCAAGGGTCTTAAGGTCGCCATCCTCGAAGCGGGGCCGGTCGTCGGCGGCGCGGCGGTTACGGACGAATTCCTGCCGGGTTTTCGCAATAGCGCGGCGAGCTACACGGTCAGCCTGCTCAACCCCAAGGTCATTGCCGACATGCAGCTCGAACGGCACGGGCTGAAGGTCGTGCTGCGCAAGACCGACAACTTCCTGCCGGGCCACGGCGATTATCTTTTGTCCGGGCGTGGCGGCCTGACGCGCAAGGAGATTGCGCGCCATTCGAAGGCCGATGCCGCGGGATATGACCGCTACATCGCCGATCTCGATGTCGTCGTCCGACTGCTCAAGAAGTGGCTACTCCAGGCGCCGCCCAATGTCGGCACGAAGCTAAGCGCGCTGCCAAAGTTGCTCGGCCTTGGGCGCGACATGGCCGGGCTGTCGCTCGAAGAGACGCGAATCGTGCACGATTTCGCGCTGCGCAGCGCGTCCGAATTGCTCGACCGCTATTTCGAAAGCGACATCGTCAAGGCACTGTTCGCGTTCGACGGGATCGTCGGCAACTTCGCCTCGCCCCATTCGTCCGGAACGGCCTACGTCCTGCTCCACCATCTGTTCGGGGAGGCGGCGGGGGTGCCGGGTGCATGGGGCCATGCGATCGGCGGCATGGGGTCGATCACTCAGGCCATGGCCAAGGCGTGCCGCGAGGCGGGCGTCGACATCCTGCTCAACACGCCGGTCGAAGAGGTGATCGTCACCAACGGCCGCGCCGCGGGCGTCGTTGCCGACGGCAAGGCGTGGCGCGCCACGTCGGTGGTGGCGGGCGTCAATCCGCGCCTGTTGTTCGATCGGCTCGTGCCCGGCGGGGCGGTCGATGCCAAGGTCGCGGCGCGCATGGCGGGGTGGAAATGCGAAAGCGCGACCTTCCGCATGAATGTCGCCTTGTCCGAACTGCCGCGCTTCACCGTCCTGCCCAAGCGCGGCAATCACCTGACCGCGGGCATCATCATGGCGCCGAGCATGGCCTACATGCACCGCGCCTACCTCGACGCGGAAACTCACGGCTGGTCGAAGCAGCCGGTGATCGAGATGCTCATCCCCTCGACGCTCGACCCAAGCCTCGCCCCCAAGGGCAAGCATGTCGCGAGCCTGTTCTGCCAGCATTTCCGCTACGACTTAGGTCCGGGGCGAAGCTGGGATGATGAGCGCGAAAAAGCCGCCGACACTGTCATCGCCACGGTCGAAGCGCACGCGCCGGGCTTCGCCAAGTCGGTGATCGGGCGGCAGATCCATTCGCCGCTCGACCTCGAACGGCGTTTCGGGCTGATCGGGGGCGACATCTTCCACGGCAAGATGGGGCTCGACCAATTGTTCAGCGCGCGGCCGATGCTCGGCGCCGCCGACTATCGGATGCCGCTCAAGGGATTGTACCTGTGCGGGTCGGGCGCGCATCCCGGTGGCGGTGTGACCGGCGCGCCAGGACATAATGCGGCGCGCGCGGTGCTTGCCGACCGCCGTTTCTGGAAACGCCGATGA